In a genomic window of Bradyrhizobium ontarionense:
- a CDS encoding putative bifunctional diguanylate cyclase/phosphodiesterase — protein MLTILSCLPADYDLRYVAAALLVCVLGSLLSMRLLARVRRNAGLRRFHLLFLAGLVAGGTVWTTHFAAILGYDAPGQRSFEPGMTFTSLGLAVVFAWLGFFITTRTQRGPQIEAGGAVFGFGIAAMHYTGMNALNLQGVLTWNMPMVWLSIALATGFGATATNRIARPVTRFCKYGSSLAMVLAILSLHFTGMFALTLAPMAGTGAAVQSLSDSVMLVTVVTGIGLIMAMAASAYTIDMQATQEAVEGYRQLALQDPLTGLPNRNGLGQRLAPLTSGDGDETAHLAVLAIDLDGFKDINDAHGRSAGDAVLKTISQRISATLQPGEFLARIGGDEFVAVKSRIFARAEVAKFAERMRALVLSPVDWEERSLSVGCSIGIALYPDHGLTADELCTRADLAMYRAKSLGQGKICTYETSMDETSRRRAELAIDLKRALVRNEFELHYQVQNDTQSGGIIGFEALLRWNHPVKGRVPPNDFIPLAEQTGVIVDIGDWVLRTACATAASWSRPFKVAVNVAPMQLNYDLARRVSEVLRETGLAPERLEIELTETGIIADRQHALQVVLALKALGVTVAMDDFGTGYSSLSTLQVFPFDKIKVDKSFIQSVETSVHAAAIVKATLLLGRSLNIPVLAEGVETEQHLAFLRKEGCTSVQGYLFGKPMPREAISRMIRELSEAKAPAPSEPANKAAAA, from the coding sequence ATGTTGACGATTCTGTCCTGCCTGCCCGCCGATTACGATCTGCGCTACGTCGCCGCTGCGCTGCTGGTGTGCGTGCTCGGCTCCCTGCTGTCGATGCGGCTGCTCGCGCGGGTTCGCCGCAACGCCGGTCTGCGACGCTTCCATCTGTTGTTTCTGGCCGGGCTCGTCGCCGGCGGCACGGTCTGGACCACGCACTTCGCCGCCATTCTCGGCTATGACGCGCCGGGACAACGCTCGTTCGAACCGGGCATGACGTTCACCTCGCTCGGCCTTGCAGTGGTCTTTGCGTGGCTCGGCTTCTTCATCACGACGCGGACGCAACGCGGCCCCCAGATCGAAGCCGGCGGCGCCGTGTTCGGCTTCGGCATCGCCGCCATGCACTACACCGGCATGAACGCGCTCAATCTTCAGGGCGTGCTGACCTGGAACATGCCGATGGTGTGGCTGTCGATCGCCCTTGCCACGGGCTTCGGGGCCACAGCCACCAACCGCATCGCGCGTCCGGTGACGCGCTTCTGCAAATATGGCAGCTCGCTCGCGATGGTGCTCGCGATCCTCAGCCTGCATTTCACCGGCATGTTCGCGCTGACATTGGCGCCGATGGCGGGCACCGGCGCAGCGGTGCAGTCACTCTCGGACAGCGTCATGCTGGTCACCGTCGTCACCGGCATCGGCCTGATCATGGCGATGGCCGCCTCTGCCTATACGATCGACATGCAGGCGACACAGGAAGCGGTCGAAGGCTATCGGCAGCTGGCACTGCAGGATCCGCTCACCGGCCTGCCCAACCGCAACGGTCTCGGCCAGCGGCTGGCACCGCTCACGTCCGGCGACGGCGACGAGACCGCCCACCTGGCCGTGCTGGCAATCGACCTCGACGGCTTCAAGGACATCAACGACGCGCACGGCCGTTCTGCCGGCGATGCGGTGCTGAAGACGATCTCACAACGGATTTCCGCCACGCTGCAGCCCGGCGAATTCCTGGCGCGGATCGGCGGCGACGAGTTCGTGGCTGTCAAGAGCAGGATCTTCGCGCGCGCCGAGGTGGCGAAGTTCGCTGAGCGCATGCGCGCGCTGGTGCTCAGCCCCGTCGATTGGGAGGAGCGCAGCCTCTCGGTCGGCTGCAGCATCGGCATTGCGCTCTATCCCGATCACGGCCTCACCGCCGACGAGCTCTGCACCCGGGCTGATCTGGCGATGTATCGCGCCAAGAGTCTCGGCCAGGGCAAGATCTGCACCTACGAGACATCGATGGACGAGACCAGCCGGCGCCGCGCCGAGCTCGCGATCGACCTCAAGCGCGCCCTGGTGCGCAACGAGTTCGAGCTCCATTACCAGGTGCAGAACGACACGCAGAGTGGCGGCATCATCGGCTTCGAGGCGCTGCTGCGCTGGAACCATCCGGTGAAGGGCCGCGTGCCGCCGAACGATTTCATCCCGTTGGCCGAGCAGACCGGCGTGATCGTCGACATCGGCGACTGGGTGCTGCGCACCGCCTGCGCCACCGCGGCGAGCTGGAGCCGGCCGTTCAAGGTCGCCGTCAACGTCGCGCCGATGCAGCTCAACTACGATCTGGCGCGGCGCGTCTCCGAGGTGCTGCGCGAGACCGGGCTCGCACCCGAGCGACTCGAGATCGAGCTGACCGAGACCGGCATCATCGCCGATCGCCAGCACGCGCTGCAGGTGGTGCTGGCGCTGAAGGCGCTTGGCGTCACCGTGGCGATGGACGATTTCGGCACCGGTTACTCGTCGCTGTCGACCCTGCAGGTGTTTCCCTTCGACAAGATCAAGGTCGACAAGAGCTTCATCCAGTCGGTCGAGACCAGCGTGCACGCCGCCGCCATCGTCAAGGCGACCCTGCTGCTCGGACGCAGCCTGAACATTCCCGTGCTGGCTGAGGGCGTCGAGACCGAGCAGCACCTCGCCTTCCTGCGCAAGGAAGGCTGCACCAGCGTGCAGGGCTATCTGTTCGGCAAGCCGATGCCGCGCGAGGCGATCAGCCGGATGATCCGCGAGCTGTCAGAGGCCAAGGCGCCTGCGCCAAGCGAGCCTGCAAACAAGGCAGCGGCCGCGTGA
- a CDS encoding membrane-bound PQQ-dependent dehydrogenase, glucose/quinate/shikimate family has product MAAAHHLQRAPLLIFTVIIVGLMGLALLTGGGWLAAIGGSLYYVIAGAALLMTAWLLWQRRAAALWLYAALLLGTMIWAVFEVGLDFWSLAPRGDVLAPLGVWLLLPFITTHLAGDMRSARWGLVAVLAVAIVVLGASLRGDRFGTAGSLLQAADATAGTDTAPAEAQTDWTAYGASNFGTRFSSLKQITTDNVKTLTLAWEFQTGDRKGPDDPDEFTNEVTPLKIGDLLYTCSPHQIVFALDAATGKLRWKFDPRIEHNKSFQHMTCRGVAYHATRPGAVDMTGAAAPDECAKRIFLPTNDGRLFALDADSGRPCERFGDHGQIDLKAGNEITTLGFYEGTSPPVVTDKVVIMAGAVIDNYSNKVPSGAIRGFDVYTGKLLWAFDPGNPDPNEMPSATHHFAAGSPNGWSVGAADEVLGLVYIPLGSSSPDIWGGNRTAGEERYDSALVALDIATGRLRWSFQNVHHDLWDMDMPSQPSLVDMPGKDGVVPAIYVPAKTGNIFVLDRRDGHLLVPAPEKPVPQGAAPGDRLSPTQPFSDLSFRPRKELTGAQMWGATMFDQLACRIMFKRLRYEGPFTPPSEQGTLVFPGDFGMFEWGGIAIDPVRKIAIANPQSIPFVSRLVPRGKDNPAEPNAEHPPGTELGVQPMYGTPYGVSLGIFLSPLGIPCMAPPWGSMAAIDLKTNTIIWQHRVGTIRDQAPLPLPFKLGVPMLGGPMVTAGGVAFLTGTMDDYIRAFDVNDGRLLWQDRLPAGGQSTPMTYEAGGKQYVVTVDGGHGSFGTKLGDYVRAYALPGNVASR; this is encoded by the coding sequence ATGGCCGCTGCCCACCATCTGCAGCGCGCGCCGCTGCTGATCTTCACGGTCATCATCGTCGGCCTCATGGGTCTGGCGCTGCTTACCGGCGGCGGGTGGCTCGCCGCGATCGGGGGCTCGCTCTATTACGTCATCGCGGGCGCGGCGCTGCTCATGACGGCGTGGCTGCTGTGGCAGCGGCGCGCCGCGGCGCTGTGGCTCTATGCGGCGCTGCTGCTGGGCACGATGATCTGGGCGGTCTTCGAGGTCGGACTGGATTTCTGGTCGCTGGCACCGCGTGGCGACGTGCTGGCGCCGCTCGGCGTCTGGCTGCTGCTGCCCTTCATCACGACGCATCTGGCGGGCGACATGCGCTCGGCGCGCTGGGGCCTGGTGGCGGTGCTCGCGGTCGCCATCGTCGTGCTCGGCGCCTCGCTGCGTGGCGATCGCTTCGGCACCGCCGGCAGTCTGCTGCAGGCTGCGGACGCCACCGCGGGCACCGACACGGCGCCGGCGGAGGCGCAAACCGACTGGACCGCCTACGGCGCCAGCAATTTCGGCACGCGGTTTTCGAGCCTCAAGCAGATCACCACGGACAATGTGAAGACCCTGACGCTGGCCTGGGAATTCCAGACCGGCGACCGCAAGGGTCCTGACGATCCCGACGAGTTCACCAACGAGGTGACGCCGCTCAAGATCGGCGACCTGCTCTACACCTGCTCGCCGCACCAGATCGTGTTCGCGCTCGATGCGGCCACCGGCAAGCTGCGCTGGAAGTTCGATCCTCGAATCGAGCACAACAAGAGCTTCCAGCACATGACCTGCCGCGGCGTCGCCTATCACGCGACCAGGCCGGGTGCGGTCGACATGACCGGCGCGGCGGCGCCGGACGAATGCGCCAAGCGCATCTTCCTGCCGACCAATGACGGCCGGCTGTTCGCGCTCGACGCCGACAGCGGCAGACCGTGCGAGCGCTTTGGCGATCACGGCCAGATCGACCTCAAGGCCGGCAACGAGATCACCACGCTCGGCTTCTACGAGGGCACCTCGCCGCCTGTGGTCACCGACAAGGTCGTGATCATGGCCGGCGCCGTGATCGACAACTACTCCAACAAGGTGCCTTCTGGCGCCATCCGCGGCTTCGACGTCTATACGGGCAAATTGCTGTGGGCGTTCGATCCGGGCAATCCGGATCCCAACGAGATGCCATCGGCGACACATCATTTCGCGGCGGGCTCGCCGAACGGCTGGAGCGTCGGCGCCGCCGACGAGGTGCTCGGCCTCGTCTACATCCCGCTCGGCTCGAGCTCGCCGGACATCTGGGGCGGCAACCGCACGGCAGGGGAGGAGCGCTACGATTCCGCGCTGGTGGCGCTCGACATCGCCACGGGCAGACTGCGCTGGTCGTTCCAGAACGTGCATCACGATCTCTGGGACATGGACATGCCGTCGCAGCCGAGCCTGGTCGACATGCCGGGCAAGGATGGCGTGGTGCCGGCGATCTACGTGCCGGCCAAGACCGGCAACATCTTCGTGCTCGACCGCCGCGATGGGCACTTGCTGGTCCCAGCCCCGGAGAAGCCGGTGCCGCAGGGTGCTGCGCCCGGCGACCGGCTGTCGCCGACGCAGCCGTTCTCCGATCTGAGCTTCCGTCCGCGCAAGGAGCTCACGGGCGCGCAGATGTGGGGCGCGACGATGTTCGATCAGCTCGCCTGCCGCATCATGTTCAAGCGGCTGCGCTATGAGGGGCCGTTCACGCCGCCGTCCGAGCAGGGTACCTTGGTCTTTCCCGGCGATTTCGGCATGTTCGAATGGGGCGGCATCGCCATCGATCCCGTGCGCAAGATCGCGATCGCCAATCCGCAATCGATCCCGTTCGTGTCGCGGCTGGTGCCGCGCGGCAAGGACAATCCGGCAGAGCCGAACGCGGAACATCCGCCCGGCACCGAGCTTGGCGTGCAGCCGATGTACGGCACGCCCTACGGCGTCTCGCTCGGCATCTTCCTGTCGCCGCTCGGCATCCCCTGCATGGCGCCGCCCTGGGGCAGCATGGCCGCGATCGACCTCAAGACCAACACGATCATCTGGCAGCACCGCGTCGGCACCATCCGCGACCAGGCGCCGCTGCCGTTGCCGTTCAAGCTCGGCGTGCCGATGCTCGGCGGCCCGATGGTCACCGCCGGCGGCGTCGCCTTCCTCACCGGCACGATGGACGACTACATCCGCGCCTTCGACGTCAATGACGGCCGGCTGCTGTGGCAGGACCGGCTGCCGGCCGGCGGCCAGTCGACGCCGATGACCTATGAGGCCGGCGGCAAGCAGTACGTCGTGACGGTCGATGGCGGCCACGGCTCGTTCGGCACCAAGCTCGGCGACTACGTCCGCGCCTATGCGCTGCCGGGCAACGTCGCGAGCCGGTAG
- a CDS encoding acyl-CoA synthetase, producing MGIHLLDRAIGSDYPTFASTADIRAFEQTPYSERIAAQSTYEALKCGATANPDAPAIQFLPNADPADTPVVISYRDFIARVTQAANMFHALGVGPDDVVSFMLPLVPDAFVTLFGAEAAGIANPVNPLLEPHQIAEILDAAKTKVLVALGPLPGTDIWQKVEKVRGSCKHLKAIVQVHGGGDPANGIHSFNDLIKPQPSDHLVSGRQIKASDTAAYFHTGGTTGTPKLVRHSHGNQVYQAWGVNLILKAKPGGTLLFGMPLFHVGGSLTQALQTLSAGGSLVVLSGAGWRNPNAVRNIWSLVERFKPETLSSVPTVLAATLAVPQGAADISSLRYAAGGGSAIPVAVGQAIMDKLKLPVVEVYGMTETASVHTMAYPDQPIRLGSVGLPLPYAKVRIVKLDADGRYERDCATDEIGVVIMAGPGVFSGYLDDAHNKGAFIDGHWVNSGDLGRLDADGFLWITGRAKDLVIRGGHNIDPAPIEEILFQHPSVGFAAVVGQPDAYAGELPIGYVQLKPGAAVQPGELEDWVRGRTPERAAVPVQIIPIDPMPVTGVGKVFKPQLRWDAATRVFAGVLKQLTDRGIDCSVKVGAHGSHGSIATVTLRNVPAESREAIENEVHTLLAPFVIRHEVVMG from the coding sequence ATGGGCATTCACCTGCTCGATCGCGCCATCGGCAGCGACTATCCGACATTCGCCAGCACGGCCGACATCCGTGCCTTCGAGCAGACGCCGTACAGCGAACGGATCGCCGCGCAGAGTACCTATGAGGCGCTGAAATGCGGCGCGACGGCCAATCCGGACGCGCCGGCAATCCAGTTTCTTCCCAACGCCGATCCGGCCGATACCCCGGTCGTGATCTCCTATCGCGACTTCATCGCCAGGGTGACGCAGGCCGCCAACATGTTTCATGCGCTCGGCGTCGGGCCCGACGACGTCGTCAGCTTCATGCTGCCCTTGGTGCCCGACGCCTTCGTCACGCTGTTCGGCGCCGAGGCTGCCGGCATCGCCAATCCGGTCAATCCGCTGCTGGAGCCGCACCAGATCGCCGAGATTCTGGACGCCGCCAAGACCAAGGTGCTGGTGGCGCTGGGCCCCCTGCCCGGCACCGACATCTGGCAGAAGGTCGAGAAGGTGCGCGGCAGCTGCAAGCACCTCAAGGCGATCGTGCAGGTGCATGGCGGCGGCGACCCGGCCAACGGCATCCACTCTTTCAACGACCTCATCAAACCGCAGCCGAGCGATCACCTGGTCAGCGGCCGGCAGATCAAGGCCAGCGACACCGCCGCCTATTTCCACACCGGCGGCACCACCGGCACGCCGAAGCTGGTGCGCCATAGCCATGGCAACCAAGTCTATCAGGCCTGGGGCGTCAACCTGATCCTGAAAGCGAAGCCCGGCGGCACCCTGCTGTTCGGCATGCCGCTGTTTCACGTCGGGGGATCGCTGACCCAGGCGCTGCAGACGCTGTCCGCGGGCGGCTCGCTCGTGGTGCTGTCGGGGGCCGGCTGGCGCAATCCGAATGCGGTGCGCAACATCTGGAGCCTGGTCGAACGCTTCAAGCCGGAGACGCTGTCGAGCGTGCCGACGGTGCTGGCGGCAACGCTCGCGGTGCCGCAAGGCGCGGCCGACATCTCCAGCCTGCGCTATGCCGCGGGCGGCGGCTCGGCCATTCCGGTCGCCGTCGGACAGGCGATCATGGACAAGCTGAAGCTGCCGGTCGTCGAGGTCTACGGCATGACCGAGACGGCGAGCGTGCACACCATGGCCTATCCGGACCAGCCGATCCGGCTCGGCTCGGTCGGGCTGCCGCTGCCCTATGCAAAGGTGCGCATCGTCAAGCTCGATGCCGACGGGCGCTATGAGCGCGACTGCGCAACTGATGAGATCGGCGTCGTCATCATGGCCGGGCCCGGCGTGTTCTCCGGCTATCTCGACGACGCCCACAACAAGGGCGCCTTCATCGACGGCCATTGGGTCAACTCCGGCGATCTTGGTCGGCTCGATGCCGACGGATTTCTCTGGATCACCGGCCGCGCCAAGGATCTCGTGATCCGCGGCGGCCACAACATCGATCCGGCGCCGATCGAGGAGATCCTGTTCCAGCATCCGTCGGTGGGCTTCGCCGCCGTTGTCGGCCAGCCCGACGCCTATGCCGGCGAGTTGCCGATCGGCTACGTCCAGCTCAAGCCGGGTGCCGCCGTGCAGCCCGGCGAGTTGGAGGACTGGGTGCGTGGGCGCACGCCCGAGCGCGCCGCGGTGCCGGTGCAGATCATTCCGATCGACCCGATGCCGGTGACCGGCGTCGGCAAGGTGTTCAAGCCGCAGCTGCGCTGGGACGCCGCGACGCGGGTGTTCGCGGGCGTGCTGAAGCAACTCACCGATCGCGGCATCGATTGCAGCGTCAAGGTCGGCGCGCACGGCAGCCACGGCAGCATCGCCACGGTGACCTTGCGCAACGTCCCGGCCGAGAGCCGCGAGGCGATCGAGAACGAGGTCCACACCCTGCTGGCCCCGTTCGTGATCCGGCACGAAGTGGTGATGGGGTGA
- a CDS encoding MarR family winged helix-turn-helix transcriptional regulator — protein sequence MAKSPHPNTPLTEHLAYLLAQANREINRQLETRLSTEGVPVEQWRILKVLSDGEGHSMGDLADAVLLNHPTLTKMTDRMVSDSLVYRRQDANDRRKVLMFISDRGKALCKRLNSLAASQEAHILENYGDKATGELKRLLENLIDAAS from the coding sequence GTGGCCAAATCGCCCCATCCCAACACCCCCCTCACCGAACATCTCGCCTATCTGCTCGCGCAGGCCAACCGGGAGATCAACCGGCAGCTGGAGACGCGCCTGAGCACGGAGGGCGTGCCGGTCGAGCAATGGCGCATCCTCAAGGTTCTCTCGGACGGCGAGGGGCACTCGATGGGCGATCTTGCCGATGCGGTGCTCTTGAACCATCCGACCCTGACCAAGATGACCGACCGCATGGTGTCGGACTCGCTGGTCTACCGCCGGCAGGACGCCAACGATCGGCGCAAGGTGCTGATGTTCATCAGCGACCGCGGCAAGGCGCTGTGCAAGCGGCTGAACTCGCTGGCCGCCAGCCAGGAGGCCCACATCCTGGAGAATTACGGCGACAAGGCCACCGGCGAGCTCAAGCGGCTGCTGGAGAACCTGATCGACGCCGCCAGTTGA
- a CDS encoding GNAT family N-acetyltransferase, which translates to MNDVDVIIAIDDARQADVRNLLEEANGYLRSLYPSQNNHPIDANALSAPGVILLTARSGGTLLGSIAYRLVGHGHAEIKRLFVSECARATGLGRRLLIALESEARRRGIDRLSLEAGIRQPAAIRLYQSSGYEPFEPFGENKPDPLSLFMTKRL; encoded by the coding sequence ATGAATGATGTTGATGTCATCATAGCGATCGACGATGCCCGGCAAGCTGACGTGCGCAACCTCCTTGAAGAGGCCAACGGATATCTGCGGTCATTATACCCCAGTCAAAACAATCATCCGATCGACGCAAACGCACTTTCGGCGCCTGGAGTCATCCTTCTCACCGCCCGCAGCGGCGGAACACTGCTCGGCTCGATCGCCTATCGCCTCGTCGGTCACGGACATGCCGAAATCAAACGACTGTTTGTGAGTGAATGTGCGCGCGCCACGGGTCTCGGACGCAGGCTGCTTATAGCGTTGGAAAGTGAGGCCCGTAGACGTGGAATCGACCGCCTCAGCCTCGAGGCAGGAATCCGTCAGCCAGCGGCCATCCGACTTTATCAAAGCTCCGGCTACGAGCCCTTCGAGCCTTTCGGTGAAAACAAGCCGGACCCGCTCAGCCTGTTCATGACCAAACGTCTATAG
- a CDS encoding substrate-binding domain-containing protein: protein MLSTGSVPAGRFGLPSSVLFRSPSRRGDFPALAPFDPDRVQRRGDRNRLRIGNFLTFSGSPGIWGPAATNSALLAVSEINRHGGILGREIELSFYDSGGPVEDVVARARDALEFDDIDVVMGSHISAVRLALRPLMRGRIPYVYTPVYEGGERTPGVMAIGETPHSQTRPAIHWLADNRGAKRWYLIGSDYVWPWQSHRSTKTYITAAGGQVVGEEFVPVGNDDHEAHLARIRAAKPDVVLISLIGTDSITFNRAFGESGLAATTLRLAGAVDETVLLGIGADNTENLYSASGYFSCIGSEANDDFMNRYTAMFGANAPPVGSVGQSNYEGLRFLKAAADRAGSPSLRPLAAAGRNLVYSGARGDVTIRHGRAGMAMHLAAADGLDFKIIRTF from the coding sequence GTGCTCTCGACAGGATCTGTCCCGGCCGGGCGCTTCGGCCTGCCGTCATCCGTGCTGTTCAGGAGCCCGTCCCGCCGGGGCGACTTTCCGGCACTGGCCCCCTTCGATCCCGACCGCGTGCAGCGGCGTGGCGACCGCAACAGACTACGCATCGGCAATTTCCTGACCTTCTCCGGCTCTCCCGGCATCTGGGGCCCGGCGGCGACCAACAGCGCGCTGCTCGCGGTGTCCGAGATCAATCGCCACGGCGGCATTCTCGGCCGTGAGATCGAATTGTCGTTCTATGATTCCGGCGGGCCGGTCGAGGACGTCGTCGCGCGCGCGAGGGATGCGCTCGAGTTCGACGACATCGACGTCGTGATGGGTTCCCATATCAGCGCCGTCAGGCTGGCGCTCCGCCCGCTGATGCGCGGCCGCATCCCCTATGTCTACACGCCCGTCTATGAAGGCGGCGAGCGCACGCCGGGCGTGATGGCGATCGGCGAGACGCCGCACAGCCAGACCCGGCCCGCCATTCACTGGCTGGCGGACAACAGGGGTGCGAAGCGGTGGTATCTGATCGGCAGCGACTATGTCTGGCCGTGGCAGTCGCACCGGTCCACCAAGACCTACATCACCGCGGCCGGCGGCCAGGTTGTCGGCGAGGAGTTCGTGCCCGTCGGCAATGATGACCACGAGGCACATCTGGCGCGCATCCGCGCGGCCAAGCCCGACGTCGTGCTGATCTCGCTGATCGGCACCGACAGCATCACCTTCAATCGCGCGTTCGGTGAGTCCGGGTTGGCCGCGACGACGTTGCGGCTCGCCGGCGCGGTCGACGAGACCGTGCTGCTCGGCATCGGCGCCGACAACACCGAGAACCTGTACTCGGCCTCAGGCTATTTCAGCTGTATCGGCTCTGAGGCGAACGACGACTTCATGAACCGCTATACCGCGATGTTTGGCGCTAACGCGCCGCCGGTCGGTTCGGTCGGACAGTCGAACTACGAAGGCCTGCGCTTCCTGAAGGCGGCTGCCGACCGCGCCGGCTCGCCGTCACTGCGCCCGCTCGCCGCCGCCGGCCGCAACCTGGTCTATTCCGGCGCGCGCGGCGACGTGACCATCCGCCACGGCCGCGCCGGCATGGCGATGCATCTCGCCGCCGCCGATGGGCTGGATTTCAAGATCATTCGGACGTTCTGA